GGGAACGAGCTGAGAGCGAAATGGACAGCCTGACACGTTATTTCGAAAACATAATCTCAGCCGAACTTGTCCTGGACCTGGAGCGTCATCTGCACAAGGCTGAGCTGAGAGTGAAGGTTTACAACCACAGCATAACCGGCACCGGCGAAACCGACGACATGTACAACTCCATTTCGGTGTCGGTCGACAAAGTAAAAGGGCAGTTGAAAAAGTATAAAGGGAAGCTCAAAGACAAACGACCTGAAGAAATCAGTGAGGTCATAAACGAATTGACACGACCCCAGACCGATGTCGACGAGATCGACCAGTAGTCAGCGCCACCATCAGAATTCATCAAAGCCCGTCCGCAATCGGACGGGCTTTTTGTGTTCTGAACCTGCATAAAAGTGCTGGTTTTCCGCCACCTGTCGGTTTGGGTATTGCCTGTTCGGACTGATCGATGACGGATTCGATTCTGGTCGGCACAGCAAATCACTTCTTTCGAGACTTACTTCCCTTTCTGAGTCCCGTGACCCTGGAATACGCCTATTGGTATAAGAAACCTGCACATAGCCATGCGATGGTGCCTTGGATCTCATCGCTTGACCAAGGGGACCGTCGGAATCGCTCGGTTCGTCATGGCTTCGATTCGCGGTCCCACGCTGCCTTGGCACACTTTTTACATTGTTGGCGGTTGAGGTATACTCAATGGATCAACAACTTGCCTCGATATTTGTCAATGCGTCATCGCTTCTGCTGATAGGCGGTATGACGGCTGCTCTGCTCTTCCTGGGCATCGGTCTCAGAGAGATCAGAAGCGGCTTGTTGGAAGGACTGCTCTACCTTGGCGTGGCCGCCTTTTTCGCCGCTTCCCATTTCTACTACTTGTGGAATATCCCTGAAGGTTCCAGGTTTGCCGCAACGGTTGCCCACCTTGATTTGTGGGACTGGGTGACGATTATGTTTGTCCCGGCCTTGATCACAATGTTTTTGGCTCGCTCTCTGGTGGACCTGGTCAAACTGCAACGTCGCCCGGCTTTGACCCGGATGTTTTTTGGGCTGACCCTGCTCTGCTTTGTGTACATGGTTGGGGCTACCTGGCCGACCGATGCCAAAGCGATCGTTGCCGTTTTCTATGGGTTCACCTGGCTTGACCTTGAAAAGAGCGATCACTGAGGATGCCGGCTGAGATACTCCCTGAGCAGCAGTAGGTTCATCGCCGCTTCGAAATTGATCTCCGGCGGTACCCTATCTTTCCCCTCGAGAATACCTGTCAACGGCCGAAAAAAGAACTCATCAAACTCTCTTGTCTCAGCATCAAGCTTGTCCAACTTCTCCGTCATTTCCCGGGCGGACAATTCTGTCACCAAGGCCGCGAAGAGCTGCGGTCGTTCGCCACGGAACACCTCGCGCCCGTAGGCCAGCGGTACCAACCGGTACTCATCCGATGAAAGAGACAACTCTTCGGCGGCTTCGTCCGAGATAGCATTCTCCAGAAGGTCGAACAGGTTGTCGCCCAGATTACTCACCTCCACCGATCCGGCCATCGAGGGTCCTAAAGTCGACTCAAGCGACGATAGCCCAGCACTCCGCCTGACGATCAACAAACTGTCCCCACCCTCCTGCTGCACAATCACCCAGGCAGCGACACCCAGACAGACGGCCAGAGGATTGTCACAAAGGGCGCGTGACGGGTACTGCGAAAGATAGTACTCACGCAAGCAGCCATCGGTCTGGCCGAACGACTCTTGCTTGTAGTCGAGGGCCAGGCAGCTTGCGGCATGATGACCGTACCGACAGGGCTGAACGGTGAGCTTTTTGTCCAAACCGTCTAAGTCGGCTGTCACCAGTTTCAGAATGTTGGGGCCGGTATGGATGCGTCCTTCGGTCGTCATGGTTCGCTCGACTTCCATTGCAAAGCGGGCAATTCGATCATCGTAGAACTCAAACGGTTCGTCGTGCATTCGGACCGACACACTCAGCGGATCAATTGCATCAGGGCCGAAAAACCGGGATAGCTCAAAGTACCCGTACTTGCGATTGAGAGATGTCGACGCAAGTTCCGGACAATCAGCAAA
This is a stretch of genomic DNA from Candidatus Zixiibacteriota bacterium. It encodes these proteins:
- the raiA gene encoding ribosome-associated translation inhibitor RaiA, whose translation is MQKTITARHFDLTDEMRERAESEMDSLTRYFENIISAELVLDLERHLHKAELRVKVYNHSITGTGETDDMYNSISVSVDKVKGQLKKYKGKLKDKRPEEISEVINELTRPQTDVDEIDQ